CACCCCAAGGTGCTGGAGGCGGCGGTGGTCGGGGTCCCCGACCCGTACCGCGGCGAGATGGTCAAGGCCTTCGTCGTGCTCAAGCCGGGGGAGACGGCGACCGAGGAGGAGATCATCGCCTTCTGCCGGGAGCGGCTGGCGAAGTACAAGGTGCCGCGGGCGGTGGAGTTCCGCAGCGAGCTGCCCAAGAGCCTGATCGGAAAGGTGCTGCGGCGCGTGCTGGCGGAGGAGGAGCGCCGGCGGGCAGCCGGAGGCGGCGCGGCGGGCGCGTCGAGGACGCCGGGGGCGTCGGCGCCGGCGGCGCCGGTCCCCGAGGGCACGGGCGTGCAGGAGGGATCGGACGAAGCCGGCCGTGGCGCATGAGGTGTCCGCCGCCGGGCCGTGCTATCATGGGCGGCGAAGGGCGCAGCGCCGTCGAGGCGCAACCGCGGGAGGGGCCGGCGCTGCCGGCCCCTCCCGCGCAGGCGGGGTGAGGTCCATGGACGGCCGCGAGGCGCGGGATGGGACGCAGCCGCCGGCCAACCGGAGCGGAAGTCCGCCGCCGGCTCGCCAGGGGGAGGCCGCAGCGGCCCCGGGCGAAGCCCGGGCGACCGCGTCTGCGGACGCGGCACCGGCAAGCGGGCGCCCGGGGCCGGTGGCTGGCACCCGTCCGCTGGAGCCCGCTTCCTCCGCGACGGGGCCCTCCACGGGCCCGGTCCCCGGGGCGTCGCCACGGCCGCCGCGCGGCACCAGGCCGGCCAGCGCCGGCTCATCACGGACGGCAACGGCGGAGGAGGCGGCGTCCTCCAGCGGCTGCCCCGGCTCCGCGGCGGAGACCCGCCCGCTGGAACCGGCACGGGGATCCGGCACGGCGGCGGATGAGCATCGCCCAGCCGAAGGGGCCAGTTCGCGCCCGGCGGAACCGGGGCGTCGGCCCGGCATGGCGCCGGACGAGCATGGCGCAGCCCAAGGGGCGGATTCGCGCCCGGTGGAATCGGTCGGTGGGTCCGGCACGGCGGGGCGCTCTGGAGGCTCGGCCCCTGCGGCCGCGGCGACGGCGGTGCCCGACGCCGCGGCCGCGGGCGACGGGCCCGTGCCGTACCCATGGCGCCCCCGCGTTGCCGCGGAGCAGGCGGCCCCTCCCGCCGGCGGCCCCGGCCCGGCGCCGGCCGGAGCCCGTGCCGAAACCGCCCCGACGGGCCATGCCGACCCGGCCGCCGAGGTCATGCCGCCGGCCCGCCCCGCCCGGGAGTCCCGGGTCGAGATGACCGAGCTGGTCCTTCCCAACGACGCGAATCCCCTGGGGAACATCCTGGGCGGCAAGGTCATGCACCTGATGGACATCGCGGGTGCCCTGGCGGCGGCCCGGCACTCGCGCCGGGTCTGCGTCACGGCGTCGGTGGACAGCATCGACTTCCTGCACCCGATCCGCGTGGGTGAGGCGATCCAGGTAGTGGCCCAGGTGACCGACGCCGGCCGCACCTCCATGGAGGTGCAGGTCGACGTCTACAGCGAGAACCTGCGCACGGGCCAGCGCCGCCACACGGCCACGGCCTTCTTCACCTTCGTCGCGCTGGACGAGGGGGGCCGGCCGACGCCGGTCCCCGCCGTCATCGCCGAGACGCCCGAGGAGCGACGCAGGCAGGCCGAGGCGCGACGGCGCCGCCAGGCGCGGCTGGCGCGGGTCGGCCGGCTGGTCGAAGAGCAGGCGGAGCCCGCCCAGGGGCCCGGCCGGACGGCGGGCGTTCCCGCCCGCCGTCCGGGGAGCGGCCCGGTGGGAGACGGCGAGGAGGCCGGCGGCGGAGACCGGCCCTGACGGGCCCGGTGCCGGACCGGCGGCCGGGGGAGGCCGCCGGTCCGGCGGGGGCTCCCGCCCGCGGATGCGGCGGGGCTCGCGGCCGCCGGTCCGGCGGGGGCCGCCATCGCTGATCCGGCGGCGCATGGGGCGGATCCCGATCGTCCGTCCGGCGGGGCTCGCGACTGCTGATCCGGCGGGAGCCCCGAGCGCTGGCGCGGCGGGGTGGTGCCGCGGCAGCGGGCGATGCGGGTCGCCCGGCGGACGGCCCTGCGCCGTGCAGCCTGCCGGTGGGCCCCGGAGGTGGGGCGGGGAGGCGAACCGAACCGTGGAGCCGGAGATCCGGCCCCTGGAGTCCCACGACGAGCTGTCGCAGGCCGAGGCTCTCGAGCGGGTGGTCTGGGGCGGTCCGCCCATCGTCCCGGCGGCCACCATGCGAGCCGTGCTCGAGGTGGGCGGCTGCGTCATGGGGGCGTGGCTGGACGGCGAGCTGGTCGGCTTCTGCTTCGGCTTCCCCGGCTGGCGTCGGCGGCAGCCGGTTCCTCCCGGTCTGGACGAACCCGCCCCCGACCCGCCCCTCGGTCCTGCGCCGCCCGTCCCGACGCCGCCCGGGCCGGGGGAGGGCACGCCGGCCCGGCCGGCGTCAGCTGACCCCGCGAAGGGCGAGGAGCGGGAGCCCGTCTTCCACTCGGATCTACTGGCCGTGCGACCCGATCTCCGGGACCGGGGGATCGGCCGGCGGCTGAAGCTGGCCCAGCGCCAGTGGGCCCTGGCGCAGGGGATCCACCTCATCACCTGGACCTACGACCCGTTGCAGGCGCGCAACGGCTACCTGAACCTCACCCGCCTGGGCGGCGTCGTCCGCCGGTACGTGCGGGAGTTCTACGGCACGCTGGACGACGAGCTG
The sequence above is drawn from the Thermaerobacter sp. FW80 genome and encodes:
- a CDS encoding acyl-CoA thioesterase, whose amino-acid sequence is MTELVLPNDANPLGNILGGKVMHLMDIAGALAAARHSRRVCVTASVDSIDFLHPIRVGEAIQVVAQVTDAGRTSMEVQVDVYSENLRTGQRRHTATAFFTFVALDEGGRPTPVPAVIAETPEERRRQAEARRRRQARLARVGRLVEEQAEPAQGPGRTAGVPARRPGSGPVGDGEEAGGGDRP
- a CDS encoding GNAT family N-acetyltransferase, whose amino-acid sequence is MEPEIRPLESHDELSQAEALERVVWGGPPIVPAATMRAVLEVGGCVMGAWLDGELVGFCFGFPGWRRRQPVPPGLDEPAPDPPLGPAPPVPTPPGPGEGTPARPASADPAKGEEREPVFHSDLLAVRPDLRDRGIGRRLKLAQRQWALAQGIHLITWTYDPLQARNGYLNLTRLGGVVRRYVREFYGTLDDELNRGLPADRAVVEWYLRSPRVSRRAAAAGVVEAGRRGVEPAPRGAGGAGERGRGGEAAPDQGARPAAEARPGADAEVPVLNRLRDADGIPEPVGWRPPQGEPAVGVRIPAQFAAWRQGRPHWGLAWRYHLREVLEACLAAGYLMDRCIPPTGLGGGSAGPTALYVLTRRASP